The stretch of DNA TAATATAAGGCTTTTGTTTCTCTTCTAAAATGTCGCAACGTCTAAATATCTCTTGACGAATCAAAGGATGTAAAAAAGCATTAAGCTTTTCACGCTCTGCTTTGTCATTAAAAATAAGTGTTCCAAGCGCTTTGCGGTCAATGACACCCTCTTTAATCACGCGATCTCCAAAAATAGCCTCAACCTCTTTTACATGTAAAGGCAAAACCTCTTTTGCGATCACATCTGCGTCGATTACTTCAAAACCATGGGACTTTAGCATCGCAGATACTGTACTTTTGCCAGTGGCTATTCCACCTGTTAAAACAATTGCATGTTCATACGCCATTTAATCCTAATACCTTATACTATTTTTATAACGATTTTAACATAGTTTTGTTAAAATCTATTAAACAATAACCTCACTAAAGGCATATCCATGAGCACAGTCAGCTACAAAGACGCTGGCGTCGATATAGACGCGGGAAACCAATTTGTCGAAAATATTAAACCACTGGTCAAATCCACTTTTGATAAAAATGTCATCGGAGGTATTGGTTCATTTGCTGGAGCATACGAACTACCATCGGGTTACCAAAAACCTGTTATTTTAGGTGCAACGGATGGCGTTGGAACCAAACTCAAACTAGCTATTGATTCAGGCATTTACAACACTGTGGGCATTGATTTGGTTGCTATGTGTGCAAATGATCTAATCTGTAACTTTGGAACACCACTCTTTTTTCTTGACTACTACGCTATGAGCAAACTGGAAATTGATGCTGCGGTAAGCATTGTGAAAGGTATTGCAGAGGGTTGTATTCAAGCTGAATGTTCACTTATTGGTGGCGAAACAGCTGAAATGCCTGGTATGTACCACAGTAAAGATTTTGACCTTGCTGGTTTTGCCGTAGGCATCGCTGAAAAAGACGAAATGAACCGCTTACCACACGTAAAAGCTGGAGACATTCTCATTGCTCTTCCAAGCTCAGGTGTTCACTCTAATGGCTTTTCTCTGGTACGCAAACTCTTCTTTGACAAGCTCGGTTACACTTTTGATACCGAGTTTGATGGCAAACCACTCATTGAAACACTGTTAACACCAACGCGCATTTATGTGAAGCTCTTTAAAGCGCTTAAATCTAAGATCAACGCTTTGGCGCATATCACAGGCGGTGGCATTATTGAAAATCTTCCTCGTGTTCTCCCTGAAGGGCTCCAAGCACACGTGTACAAATCAAAAATCAAAACACTCCCCGTCTTTGACTTTATGAGCCAGTACGTCGAAGAGAGTGAAATGCACCGTACGTTCAACATGGGTGTAGGTATGATCCTTGTGGTTAGTCCTGAAAATGTAGACGAAGTTCTTGCAAACAGCGACGGATATGTGATCGGCGAGCTCAAAACTGGGCCTAAAAGTGCCATTATGCTCTAATGAGTAGCATTTACATCCTCTCAAAACTTTTTGCATACCTGGTTTTACCGCCAGGTATTTTTATTGTCCTTTTCTTTGTTGCCTCTTTTTATGCTAAACGCTTTCGTCTTTTTTTCCTAGCCAATGCTATTATTTTTTATCTTTTAAGTAACTCTTACGTGGCAGATTGGCTTTTGGCACCTTTGGAGGCTCCTTTCAACAAATCTCTTGAAAAACAGCCCGCTGATGCAGTGGTTGTTTTAAGCGGAGGAAGCCATAAAGGCGTTGCCAACCTTCCCTTGGGCGATGAAGCCTACAAAAGAGTTTCATGGGGACTAATGGTTGCAAAATCAAACAATCTTCCATTGCTTTTTAGTGGCGCAGGCATCAACCAAGATTACTCAGAAAGTGATGCATTTTTAGATAGCGTTAAAGAGATTAAAACCTATCTTGCTTTGGATATTCCCTCCGCTAGAGGCTTACAAAAAAAAGAGTTTTCTCTGTATGTCGAAAATAAAAGCATCGATACTTATGAAAATGCCAAACTCAGCAAACAAGCGTTTGAAAATGCTGGGCTTAATGAGCCTACCATCTATCTTGTCACTTCGGCGTATCACATGAGACGCTCTATTAGGCTTTATGAACACTTCGGTTTTAAAGTAATTCCTACTGCAACGGGTTTTAAAATCAGCTCAAAAGCCAAAGATGCGTGGGATTACCTTCCTAATGCGTACGCTTTATGCGAAAGCTATGTGGCGCTACGAGAATATGCAGGACTTTTAAGTCTGAAATTTCGGGGTATTTAGCCTTTACATGTAAAGATTATTTACGTTTATCGCCAGTAATTTTATAGATAAAACTAAAGACCTCAGCAACCGCTTTATAAAGCATCGGTGGTATTTCTTTATTAAGTTCTATCTTAGAGAGCAGTTCCACCAAATCCGCATCTTTTTTGATGAAAATGTCATGTTCTTGGGCTAGTTTTATGATGTTATTGGCAACTTCACCCTTGCCAGAAGCAACAACTTTTGGTGCGCCACTTTTTTCACGATCGTATTTAAGTGCAACGGCTTTTTGCGGTTTTGGCGTTGGCGTATTCATATTGTAATATTGATCCCAAATTGAAGTTTTTCACCACTAAAATAGTCGTTTTTAACCATACTCACATCTTTGTATTCGAGCATTTTTACATTTCCCGTAATCAGCCCCACTTCATTAAAGGCTTGTTTTAGCTGATTCAATCGATCCGTAATTTTTTCGCTCAGCTCTTTTTTCTGAGCTGCGATTGAAATATCAATGTATTTCTCACCTGAGAGCAAAAGCATCATATTGAGCTTTCCATAGGCTTCAAGATCAAGATCAATTTGGCAGTGAAAATTATCATCGCTGGATTTTTTCATCATCATTGACCCACCTTTAAGCCCATCCCAACTGAAAGGAATATACAAATGCGTTGAACTACTCACATACGAGACTAACTGATGATACTCAATCTGCGTAAGAAGTCGATTGGTGATCTCTAAGGCCTCTTTATTTTGAGGTGATGTTTGAAGATTATCGCTTAGCTTAGTCAACACGCCTTTCATATCGCTGAGTAACTCCACATCGGTTGGATCAAGTGAGAGTTTTTGAGCAATTGCTTTACCAACAAAGAGTTCAGGTTTAATAAGACTATGAATTTTTTGCTCTATAAGAGTACTTTTGTCGGTAAATTCAGCCTGCTGAGTACTTTTAGGATCAAGGATATCGATTTGCTGCTTAATGCGATTGGCAACCATTTTTAGTGCTTCTTCAATCGTTTCAGGAGGTTTTGCAGATAGATTCATCTGTTCCATTATAAGGCTAGAGGAGGGCATGGAAGCCTCTTTTTGGATCAATTCTGCGTCATCCACAACAATGGCTTTTTCTAAATTTTCTCCACTATGCTCAATTAAAGGCGGTTGTGCTGTTTTTAAAACCTCTTTAGCATTTGAGGTAGCCAGAAGAGTTGCACTATTGATTTGCGCAGGCTCTTTTTCTATAGTAGTGCTAACTAACGCCTCTTGAGGAGGTATGGTAACGGTGTTAGTCTCTTTTAAAAGGCTATCTTTGCCCAATAATTGATCGATCTGTGGTTGAAGATCATCAAGCTGGAGAGCACTAAGATTTTCTTTGAGCATTTCTAAAAGAACTTTAACCTGCGTTGTGAAATGCTCTTCGATTTTCATACTTTCAGGATAATTCTCGACCTTAGACGTGATTAAATCCATTTGTTGAATGGCATAGTCAAGCTTTTGAACGTTTTGATAAGCCTCTTTAAAGAGAGGAACACTTTGGGATGAAAGCTCTTGTTTAACACTTTGGCGAAAAAGATCAAGTAATGCTTTAAGACTTGTTTGCGCCTCTTTTGAAGAGATGTCTTGTGTTGAAATAAGACGATCCATAATCGTATTGATCTCTTTTGCAAGCGGTGTGATCATTTTGCTTGGCGTACTTAGATGCTCTTGAAGCTCGGATGAGAGTGTTTGAAGCGTCTCTGAAACCCCTTTTTGAGTAACAATGTTAGCTAACTTTGATTCAAAAAAGATTCCAGAATTTTGAATTTGCTCTTGAAGCACTTTGACATCTATCTGTTGAATATCTTTAGAAAAAAGCTGTAAAAGCGCCAAAGGTTTGGCAATGGTCGAATCAAGTTTCACAAGGGAAGTTAAACTCTTAATATCTTCGGCAAAATTTCCCATATTTTTAAAAAGCTGGTTATTTTGCAAAATTTCAAAAATGGCACTCTTAGACTTGGCTTCACTCACAGCACTTCCTAGTAACTGTCCAATGACTTCTTGCGCATTATTGGGTATTACTGTCGTTTTTTGTGCAGTAATCGAAAGCGGTATATCAGCACTGTTTTGGATAATTTTTGCAGCATTCTCTTTAGCCATAGCTTTTGGATCAAGCGTTTGAAGTTGATTGGCAAGAAGAGAAGTAGTCGAAATGTCCATTAAGAGACCTTTGTACCAAAAATGAGCATCATCCGTGCCTTTTTATGACTGTTTGTCTTTTGTTTTGATTTTAATCAGCCATTCAGAAAGTGTTTTCTCATACCCTATCGGCAAATTGTCGTAAAAATGAAGCGGTTTTTCCAAATATTTCTGCTCCACCCAACCACCAAAATCATGCGGATAGAGATAGCCTTTAGAAGAAGGGCTTTTCAAATGGGCAGGTACTTTAAGTGCCTTTTCATTTTTGACATACTCTAATGCACTGTTGATCGCCATATAAGCACTATTGGACTTTGGACTACACGCTAAGTAGATAAGACACTGAGAGAGAATAATGCGAGCTTCAGGATAGCCTATCTTACTGACGCTTGTAAGGGTGCTAGAAGCCAAATTAAGCGCATTGGGGTTAGCATTGCCAATATCTTCGCTTGCAAGGATTACAAGCCGTCTAGCGATAAAATCTGGGCTCTCTCCGCCATCAATAAGACGGGCAAGATAGTAAAGAGCTGCATCCACATCTGAGCCTCTAACACTTTTAATCATTGCACTGATTAAGTTATAATGCGTGTTATCTGAACTTACGCCGTCTTTTAGGGCACTTGGGCGCAACGTTTTGAGTGTTTCAAGCTTTACATGTAAGTCCACTTTGAGTGCAAACTCTAGTAAATTTAAGAGTGCTCTGCTATCGCCTGCGCTTGAGCTTATAAGATATTCAAGCGCATCTTCATCAATCTCAAAATCAATCTTTTCACGCACACGTTCAATAATTTCTTTGAGGTCTTCGTACTCAAGTGGATAAAACTCAAAAAGCATCATGCGTGAACGTATACCAGAACTAAGTACAAAGTAGGGGTTCTCCGTTGAAGCGCCAATAACAATGGCTTCGTGGTTTTCCATAGGAAGCAAAAGCACTTCTTGTTGCGTTTTGGAAAGACGGTGAATCTCATCAATAAAAATAAGCGGCTTTTGAAGGGCTCCTCGATGCTGAGAAAGTATCTTGCGAATCTCTTCTACTTTGACACTTGTGGCATCTAATTCATAAAAAGGGAGGTCTAACTCGTTAGCCACAATGCGTGCTAACGTTGTTTTTCCTACTCCCGCTGGTCCAAAGAAGAGAGCATGGCTCATTGAGCCTGATTTTAAGAGCTTACGAAAGGGACTACTCTCACCACTCAGGTGTTTTTGCCCCGCTAACGCTTCAATCATTTTAGGACGAAAGAAGAGGGCGAAGTTATTGATCATCGTCCTCTTCATCCTCATCAACGCCTTGAATTTTATCGTTATCTCTTTTGACGTACTCAAGATAATCTCTCAGTGCAGTATATTCACCGCCATCAAAATAACGGTGTTTACCAGGTTTTAACATTCCTAGATCAATTTTGCCGTAACTCACGCGTTTGAGGTCAACAACATCAACATCAAAATAACCAAAAAAGCGTCTTAGTTCTCTGTTTTTACCTTCATTGATAGTCACTTTAATAGTCGAAAATGTTGGATTGTTTTTGATAATACGATATGAAACGAATGGCGCAAACTCCATTGAACGAATTTCACTGTGTGAATGTCCACCTTTGCGTGCATTTTCAAGAAAAAGTCCTTCTTGCATCGCTTTTTCCATTGCTGGTGTTATCATTCCATTGATTTTCACGTAATACACACGCTCCAAGTCTCCATGCATCAACGCTGAAACAACGGATGGTGAATCACACAAAAGAAGTAATCCCTCGCTCGCAAAATCTAGCCTTCCAACACTGAGGTAATGACCAAATTGTGGCGGCAATGTATCGTAAATTGTTCTACGACCACGATCGTCTTTTTTACTGACTAACTCACCTTTTTGTTTGTGATAAACAATGACTGAATAACCATGTTTTTCAAAAAGGGCTTTGCCATTTAGTTCGATTTTATTTTTAAAACTTACCTGTGTGGAGAGGTCTTGTACGACTTGACCGTCAACCTTCACATGTCCTGCTTTGATAAGTTCATCCGCCTCACGCCTTGAATAATGCGTGTTGTGCGAAATCATTTTATTGAGTCTCATTAATTCCATTTATTTTATTCCTGCTTCCACTAAATGGTGGATATGTAAAACACCTTTAAGCGTACCCTTTTTATCAGTAATCGCTAAAAGCTGTATTTTGTATGTTTCAATGAACGCTAATGCATCACTTGCCAAAAGCGTTTCATCGTCTAGTTTTTTTGGATTTTTTGTAGCGTATTCATACGCAGTAGTATCCATTGTAAAATCATCTCTCATAAGCGCTCTACGCAAGTCACCATCGCTCAAAATCGCCAAGAGTTTATTCTCCTTATCGGTGATAAGGACATTGCCTAATCTGCCTTCGCTCATCGTAATAATCGCATCTTTAAGTCTCGTTGTTTCATGAACAATCGGAAGGTCTTGCGTTAACATGAGATCTCTCACCTTAACAAAAAGTCGCTTACCCAAACTTCCACCCGGATGAAAAGAGGCAAAATCCTCTTTCTGAAAATTTTTCTTTTTCATCAAACAAACGGCTAACGCATCACCAAGGGCTAACGTGAGTGTTGTTGAACATGTTGGTGCAGCATCTAACGGACATGCTTCTTTTTCTACATGTAAAGGTAAAAATATATCACTGTAATGCCCCAATGATGACTCTATCGTGCGTGCCATACCAATGAGAGGTATCTCAAAACGTTTGATATGTGGCAGTATTTTAATAAGTTCTTCGCTCTCACCACTATAACTAATTGCCAACACCGCATCGTCTTTACCAACCATACCTAGATCGCCATGCATCGCTTCTGTTGGATGGAGAAAAAAGCTACTGGTTCCTGTACTAGCAAGCGTTGCTGCAATTTTTGCTCCAATGAGTCCACTTTTCCCCACGCCTGTAACAATCAGTTTGCCTTTGATGTTAGCAATTAAATTCGTTGCAGCACTCATCTCATCACCGATTAAAAGAGCTGCATTTAAAAGCTCTTTTGCTTCTAGTTCCAATACTTCTTTAGCTATAGCTTTAAAATCTTGCATAAGAGTCCCTACATCATAAAGATCGTTGGCACGATCGTTGGATATTTTTTCATTTGTCTGTAAATATGCTTACGAACCACTTGTCGTACCTCATTCTCCAATGCTCTTGCATTCTCAAGAAGCTCTGCTTTGGCATTCACAATAAATTGATCAATAACGCCTTCCATCTCAATTGAAAAAGCTTTATCATCTTTATCTGGAACTAATCCATAGCTAATAATTTTTGGTTTAGAGATCAATTTGTGGTCACTTTTGCCTATCTGAATCACTAACATAACCAAACCAGAATCTGCTAACTTTTGACGATCTATGACAACATCATCAGCAATTTGCTCATTGATCTGATTGTCAATAAACACTTTTCCTGTTTTAATGGTTTTGATTTTTTTCATATATTTTGCACACACTTCGATCTGATCACCATCACTCATAAGTACGATATTGCGCTCAGGAATGCCACATTGCATTGCCGTCTCTTTATGCTTTGTTATATGATTATACTCGCCGTGAACTGGAAGGAAAAAGCGTGGTTTAACCAAACGTAATATGAGTTTTTGCTCTTCTTGCGCAGCATGTCCGCTCACATGGATTTCACTAAAATCTTGGTAAGCAACGTTAGCGCCACTTTTAAGTAGGAAGTTTAGCACCTTTGAAACACTACCTTCATTACCAGGAATGGCTTTAGCCGAGATAATAATCTGATCGGTTGGCTTGATTTTAACATGTCTATGCTCATCAGTCGCCATACGGTAAAGCGCACTCATGGTCTCACCTTGACTACCAGTCGTGACAATTAAAACATCTTTATCAGGATGTTTATTCACCTCATGTGGATCAATAAAGATACTTTTGTCCAACTGGATATAACCTAGATCAATCGCGGTAAAGAGGTTACGTTCCATAGAACGACCAATAACAGAGACTTTTCTACCGTATTTTAGACCATAATCAATCGCCTGATAAACCCTATGAATGTTAGAAGAGAAGGTTGACATTATCACACGACCTTTTGCCTTAGCAAAAATAGAGTCAAATGTTTTTCCAACCGTACTTTCTGAACGGGTAATGCCTTCTTTGTAAGAGTTTGTACTATCACTCATCAAACACAAAACACCTTTTTCACCGTAAGCTGCAAAACGGTTTAGATCGGTTACATAACCATCAATTGGCGTATGATCGATTTTAAAATCACCGGTGTGAATAATTGTTCCAGCTTCCGTGGTAATGGCAAGAGAAGAGGCGTCAATAATGGAGTGTGTAATATGTATCCACTCGATCTCAAACTCGCCAATTTTATAGATTTTTCGTTTTTCAACAGGTCTAAAATATTTTTTATAGGCTTTAAGACCATGTTCATCAAATTTGTTTGAAATCATTCCTAATGGAAGGGGTGTTGCATAGAGTGGAAACTGCATCTCTTTAAAAAGATACGAAATAGCACCAATATGATCTTCATGGGCATGTGAGATGACAATACCTGCAATTTTCTTCTTAATCTGTCGAAGGTAGCTAAAATCAGGCACTAAGATGTCTACACCATGCATGTCTTCGCTTGGGAAGCTCATACCTACATCAAGAATTATCGCTGATGTATCGGTTTCAAAAACACAAATATTGCCGCCAATTTCACCAAGTCCTCCAAGAGGAGTGATTTTGATCTTCCCTTTAGATACTTGG from Sulfurospirillum oryzae encodes:
- a CDS encoding pseudouridine synthase, giving the protein MRLNKMISHNTHYSRREADELIKAGHVKVDGQVVQDLSTQVSFKNKIELNGKALFEKHGYSVIVYHKQKGELVSKKDDRGRRTIYDTLPPQFGHYLSVGRLDFASEGLLLLCDSPSVVSALMHGDLERVYYVKINGMITPAMEKAMQEGLFLENARKGGHSHSEIRSMEFAPFVSYRIIKNNPTFSTIKVTINEGKNRELRRFFGYFDVDVVDLKRVSYGKIDLGMLKPGKHRYFDGGEYTALRDYLEYVKRDNDKIQGVDEDEEDDDQ
- the purM gene encoding phosphoribosylformylglycinamidine cyclo-ligase, which codes for MSTVSYKDAGVDIDAGNQFVENIKPLVKSTFDKNVIGGIGSFAGAYELPSGYQKPVILGATDGVGTKLKLAIDSGIYNTVGIDLVAMCANDLICNFGTPLFFLDYYAMSKLEIDAAVSIVKGIAEGCIQAECSLIGGETAEMPGMYHSKDFDLAGFAVGIAEKDEMNRLPHVKAGDILIALPSSGVHSNGFSLVRKLFFDKLGYTFDTEFDGKPLIETLLTPTRIYVKLFKALKSKINALAHITGGGIIENLPRVLPEGLQAHVYKSKIKTLPVFDFMSQYVEESEMHRTFNMGVGMILVVSPENVDEVLANSDGYVIGELKTGPKSAIML
- a CDS encoding YdcF family protein — translated: MSSIYILSKLFAYLVLPPGIFIVLFFVASFYAKRFRLFFLANAIIFYLLSNSYVADWLLAPLEAPFNKSLEKQPADAVVVLSGGSHKGVANLPLGDEAYKRVSWGLMVAKSNNLPLLFSGAGINQDYSESDAFLDSVKEIKTYLALDIPSARGLQKKEFSLYVENKSIDTYENAKLSKQAFENAGLNEPTIYLVTSAYHMRRSIRLYEHFGFKVIPTATGFKISSKAKDAWDYLPNAYALCESYVALREYAGLLSLKFRGI
- a CDS encoding KpsF/GutQ family sugar-phosphate isomerase, with protein sequence MQDFKAIAKEVLELEAKELLNAALLIGDEMSAATNLIANIKGKLIVTGVGKSGLIGAKIAATLASTGTSSFFLHPTEAMHGDLGMVGKDDAVLAISYSGESEELIKILPHIKRFEIPLIGMARTIESSLGHYSDIFLPLHVEKEACPLDAAPTCSTTLTLALGDALAVCLMKKKNFQKEDFASFHPGGSLGKRLFVKVRDLMLTQDLPIVHETTRLKDAIITMSEGRLGNVLITDKENKLLAILSDGDLRRALMRDDFTMDTTAYEYATKNPKKLDDETLLASDALAFIETYKIQLLAITDKKGTLKGVLHIHHLVEAGIK
- a CDS encoding replication-associated recombination protein A; translation: MINNFALFFRPKMIEALAGQKHLSGESSPFRKLLKSGSMSHALFFGPAGVGKTTLARIVANELDLPFYELDATSVKVEEIRKILSQHRGALQKPLIFIDEIHRLSKTQQEVLLLPMENHEAIVIGASTENPYFVLSSGIRSRMMLFEFYPLEYEDLKEIIERVREKIDFEIDEDALEYLISSSAGDSRALLNLLEFALKVDLHVKLETLKTLRPSALKDGVSSDNTHYNLISAMIKSVRGSDVDAALYYLARLIDGGESPDFIARRLVILASEDIGNANPNALNLASSTLTSVSKIGYPEARIILSQCLIYLACSPKSNSAYMAINSALEYVKNEKALKVPAHLKSPSSKGYLYPHDFGGWVEQKYLEKPLHFYDNLPIGYEKTLSEWLIKIKTKDKQS
- a CDS encoding ribonuclease J; protein product: MQENEVTQQQNNSNEKPKENTPKPQGQPKQTPHSNAKKPVSQNPQANAPKEQGEASEKKPRNNRRRKSNKSPTASIEGNEPWQRDMKKAIEANQKMHKDRLNRSNLIDQVSKGKIKITPLGGLGEIGGNICVFETDTSAIILDVGMSFPSEDMHGVDILVPDFSYLRQIKKKIAGIVISHAHEDHIGAISYLFKEMQFPLYATPLPLGMISNKFDEHGLKAYKKYFRPVEKRKIYKIGEFEIEWIHITHSIIDASSLAITTEAGTIIHTGDFKIDHTPIDGYVTDLNRFAAYGEKGVLCLMSDSTNSYKEGITRSESTVGKTFDSIFAKAKGRVIMSTFSSNIHRVYQAIDYGLKYGRKVSVIGRSMERNLFTAIDLGYIQLDKSIFIDPHEVNKHPDKDVLIVTTGSQGETMSALYRMATDEHRHVKIKPTDQIIISAKAIPGNEGSVSKVLNFLLKSGANVAYQDFSEIHVSGHAAQEEQKLILRLVKPRFFLPVHGEYNHITKHKETAMQCGIPERNIVLMSDGDQIEVCAKYMKKIKTIKTGKVFIDNQINEQIADDVVIDRQKLADSGLVMLVIQIGKSDHKLISKPKIISYGLVPDKDDKAFSIEMEGVIDQFIVNAKAELLENARALENEVRQVVRKHIYRQMKKYPTIVPTIFMM
- the coaE gene encoding dephospho-CoA kinase (Dephospho-CoA kinase (CoaE) performs the final step in coenzyme A biosynthesis.), whose amino-acid sequence is MAYEHAIVLTGGIATGKSTVSAMLKSHGFEVIDADVIAKEVLPLHVKEVEAIFGDRVIKEGVIDRKALGTLIFNDKAEREKLNAFLHPLIRQEIFRRCDILEEKQKPYIIDIPLYFESDGYACKLVAVVYAPVEVQRKRLMVREDFSKEEAQKRIDAQISIEEKKILADFLINNSFDMKFLESEIEKFIKFVRGKYANCKI
- a CDS encoding EscU/YscU/HrcU family type III secretion system export apparatus switch protein, which codes for MNTPTPKPQKAVALKYDREKSGAPKVVASGKGEVANNIIKLAQEHDIFIKKDADLVELLSKIELNKEIPPMLYKAVAEVFSFIYKITGDKRK
- the fliK gene encoding flagellar hook-length control protein FliK — its product is MDISTTSLLANQLQTLDPKAMAKENAAKIIQNSADIPLSITAQKTTVIPNNAQEVIGQLLGSAVSEAKSKSAIFEILQNNQLFKNMGNFAEDIKSLTSLVKLDSTIAKPLALLQLFSKDIQQIDVKVLQEQIQNSGIFFESKLANIVTQKGVSETLQTLSSELQEHLSTPSKMITPLAKEINTIMDRLISTQDISSKEAQTSLKALLDLFRQSVKQELSSQSVPLFKEAYQNVQKLDYAIQQMDLITSKVENYPESMKIEEHFTTQVKVLLEMLKENLSALQLDDLQPQIDQLLGKDSLLKETNTVTIPPQEALVSTTIEKEPAQINSATLLATSNAKEVLKTAQPPLIEHSGENLEKAIVVDDAELIQKEASMPSSSLIMEQMNLSAKPPETIEEALKMVANRIKQQIDILDPKSTQQAEFTDKSTLIEQKIHSLIKPELFVGKAIAQKLSLDPTDVELLSDMKGVLTKLSDNLQTSPQNKEALEITNRLLTQIEYHQLVSYVSSSTHLYIPFSWDGLKGGSMMMKKSSDDNFHCQIDLDLEAYGKLNMMLLLSGEKYIDISIAAQKKELSEKITDRLNQLKQAFNEVGLITGNVKMLEYKDVSMVKNDYFSGEKLQFGINITI